The following proteins are co-located in the Sphingomonas panacis genome:
- a CDS encoding PaaI family thioesterase: MDTTPAAMPPDAGWQVWEHDDPFEAANTRIFRATAFTPSEEELVRIGCRVLPANCNFLGGGHGGFIATLLDIAMGRNVLAATGTQGAPTVSMTVDFLRGAVAGDWLESRARLLRRTRRLAFSDAILVGPKGIVARGNGVFAIPQPGT, from the coding sequence ATGGACACGACACCCGCGGCGATGCCGCCGGATGCAGGCTGGCAAGTCTGGGAACACGACGATCCGTTCGAGGCCGCGAACACGCGGATCTTCCGTGCGACCGCCTTTACGCCGAGCGAAGAGGAACTGGTGCGGATCGGCTGTCGGGTGCTGCCGGCGAATTGCAATTTCCTCGGCGGCGGCCATGGCGGCTTCATCGCCACGCTGCTCGATATCGCAATGGGCCGCAACGTCCTCGCCGCCACGGGTACCCAGGGTGCACCGACGGTATCGATGACGGTCGATTTCCTGCGCGGCGCGGTCGCCGGCGACTGGCTGGAGAGCCGCGCGCGGCTGCTGCGACGGACGCGACGGCTCGCGTTCAGCGATGCGATCCTCGTCGGCCCCAAGGGTATCGTCGCGCGCGGCAACGGCGTGTTCGCGATTCCGCAGCCCGGCACATGA
- a CDS encoding TauD/TfdA dioxygenase family protein: MSARSASTLTTQEDATLRFTPINPHFGARAEGFDLREPLTPAQIDELRRAMDHYGVLVLPGQDLTDEEQARFAQQFGTIEDTPTLVDQERRRLANMKINDISNLGADGKILAADDRRRMFNLGNMLWHSDSSFKATPAYWSMLQARVIPPEGGQTEYVDTRVAWDHLPEATKAVVRDLVAEHSLIFSRAQLGFDAFSAAEIARCKPVPQRLVRRQPETGRLALYLSAHAGRIQGWEAPEAMMLIRELTEFATQRQFVYTHQWSVHDLVIWDNRVTMHRGLRYDDKRYPRDLRRVTLEDVAPTLAQAA, translated from the coding sequence ATGTCCGCGCGATCCGCGAGCACGCTCACCACCCAAGAAGACGCCACGCTGCGCTTCACCCCGATCAACCCGCATTTCGGCGCGCGTGCGGAAGGGTTCGACCTGCGCGAACCGCTCACGCCCGCACAGATCGACGAACTGCGCAGGGCGATGGATCACTATGGCGTGCTGGTGTTGCCGGGCCAGGATTTGACCGATGAGGAGCAGGCGCGCTTCGCGCAGCAGTTCGGCACGATCGAGGACACGCCGACGCTGGTGGACCAGGAACGTCGCCGATTGGCGAACATGAAGATCAACGACATCTCCAACCTCGGCGCCGACGGCAAGATCCTGGCGGCGGACGATCGCCGGCGAATGTTCAACCTCGGCAACATGCTGTGGCATAGCGACAGCAGCTTCAAGGCGACGCCAGCCTATTGGTCGATGCTGCAGGCGCGCGTGATCCCGCCCGAAGGCGGCCAGACCGAATATGTCGATACGCGCGTCGCGTGGGACCATCTGCCCGAAGCGACCAAGGCGGTGGTGCGCGATCTGGTGGCGGAGCATTCGCTGATCTTCTCGCGCGCGCAACTCGGCTTCGACGCGTTCAGCGCGGCCGAGATCGCGCGGTGCAAGCCGGTGCCGCAGCGTCTCGTCCGGCGGCAGCCGGAAACGGGTCGGCTGGCCTTGTACCTGTCGGCGCATGCCGGCCGCATCCAGGGCTGGGAAGCACCCGAGGCGATGATGCTGATCCGCGAACTGACCGAGTTCGCGACGCAGCGCCAGTTCGTCTACACGCATCAGTGGAGCGTTCATGATCTGGTGATCTGGGACAATCGCGTCACGATGCACCGTGGCCTGCGCTACGACGACAAACGCTATCCGCGCGACCTGCGCCGGGTGACGCTCGAAGACGTCGCGCCGACGCTCGCACAGGCCGCCTGA
- a CDS encoding SDR family NAD(P)-dependent oxidoreductase, with protein MSLNGRIALVTGGARGIGRAIAVALADAGAQIVIVDLNGDDAARAARDIGADASGRALDVSDAAACEALAGEIGPVAILVNNAGIIRPGKIIDADAVANWQRTLAINLGGPFNMCRAFHRQLRETRGCVINLASIRSFVAAGNAAAYAASKGGVMQFTKALAVEWGDDGIRVNAIAPGFVETPLVPDAEKTAAREAAIMLRTPLKRIGDPAEVGGAAVFLASEAARFVTGVTLPVDGGYLAG; from the coding sequence ATGAGCCTGAACGGACGGATCGCGCTGGTCACGGGTGGCGCGCGGGGTATCGGACGGGCCATCGCGGTGGCGCTTGCGGACGCGGGCGCGCAGATCGTCATCGTCGATCTGAATGGCGACGATGCTGCCCGCGCCGCGCGCGATATCGGTGCGGACGCCAGCGGCCGCGCTCTCGACGTGTCCGATGCGGCGGCGTGCGAGGCACTCGCCGGCGAGATCGGCCCGGTCGCGATCCTCGTGAACAATGCCGGCATCATCCGCCCCGGCAAGATTATTGATGCGGACGCGGTGGCGAACTGGCAGCGCACGCTGGCGATCAATCTCGGCGGGCCGTTCAATATGTGCCGCGCCTTTCATCGTCAGCTTCGTGAGACGCGAGGGTGCGTCATCAATCTCGCCTCGATCCGCTCGTTCGTTGCGGCGGGCAACGCCGCCGCTTATGCCGCGTCGAAGGGCGGCGTCATGCAGTTTACCAAGGCGCTGGCGGTGGAATGGGGCGACGACGGCATCCGCGTCAACGCGATCGCGCCCGGCTTCGTCGAAACCCCGCTGGTGCCCGACGCGGAAAAGACCGCAGCACGCGAAGCGGCGATCATGTTGCGCACGCCGCTCAAGCGGATCGGCGATCCGGCCGAGGTCGGCGGCGCGGCGGTGTTCCTCGCCTCGGAGGCGGCACGCTTCGTTACCGGCGTAACGCTGCCGGTCGATGGCGGTTATCTCGCGGGCTGA
- a CDS encoding amidohydrolase family protein has translation MAINDSIEIIDAQIHEPVPQTAIPGIDPVAAAAINVELAREAMDAAGIDIALAVTGEPFITAARNLYPERFAGVVTFDHAHPDLVADVARVRALPGVIAGRALVGDWRDATLRPAFEEGAFDPIFAAAEQVGLPIFVSTHGWAKAMEAVAVRHPALTLIIDHIGVSQHPVSPPNDDPWGRFPDLLALAKYPNVYVKLCGAPLLSEQAYPFADVWPKLDQLFDAFGFDRVMWGSDYTRMRQADLPRGARPRRRGLSYADSLRYLLDSDRIGDADKRKLFGETLRRVLTFPAG, from the coding sequence ATGGCCATCAACGACTCGATCGAGATCATCGACGCGCAAATCCATGAGCCGGTGCCGCAAACCGCGATTCCGGGCATCGATCCCGTCGCCGCCGCCGCCATCAATGTCGAACTGGCGCGCGAGGCGATGGACGCAGCCGGCATCGATATCGCGCTGGCCGTGACCGGGGAGCCGTTCATCACCGCCGCGCGGAACCTCTACCCGGAACGGTTCGCGGGTGTGGTGACGTTCGATCATGCGCATCCCGATCTCGTCGCCGACGTCGCGCGGGTGCGCGCGCTCCCGGGCGTGATCGCCGGGCGAGCGCTGGTCGGCGACTGGCGCGACGCGACGTTGCGCCCCGCGTTCGAGGAGGGGGCGTTCGACCCGATCTTCGCCGCCGCCGAGCAGGTCGGCCTGCCGATCTTCGTCTCGACTCACGGCTGGGCCAAGGCAATGGAGGCGGTCGCGGTGCGCCACCCCGCCCTGACGCTCATCATCGACCATATCGGCGTCAGTCAGCACCCGGTCTCGCCGCCCAACGACGATCCGTGGGGGCGCTTCCCGGATCTGCTCGCACTGGCGAAATATCCCAATGTGTACGTCAAGCTGTGCGGCGCGCCACTGCTCTCCGAACAGGCGTATCCGTTCGCGGATGTATGGCCCAAGCTCGACCAACTTTTTGACGCGTTCGGGTTCGATCGCGTGATGTGGGGCAGCGACTATACGCGGATGCGCCAGGCCGACCTGCCGCGTGGCGCGCGGCCGCGCCGGCGCGGGCTGAGCTATGCCGACAGTCTGCGCTATCTGCTCGACAGCGACCGCATCGGCGATGCCGACAAGCGCAAGCTGTTCGGTGAGACGCTCCGCCGCGTGCTCACCTTCCCCGCCGGCTGA
- a CDS encoding flavin-containing monooxygenase, translated as MAIPEGPVGAAATGSNTDALNAWTAAFAAAFNAADADGVGALFADDESYWRDLVAISWNIVTVEGRSGVAALVGAQAAKIGPVTIGAVRVESATAQQLDGWFDFTTRDLRGRAYVRLRDGACWTLLTAAQALTEFEEPAGRSRIEGAIHKATKARRTWTDERDATAATLGHSVQPYCLIIGGGQGGLALGARLKRLDVPTLIIDALERPGDSWRSRYKSLCLHDPVWIDHLPYLPFPDHWPVYTPKDKMGDWLEAYAKVMELDIWSSTTCRGASYDAQARCWTVIVERGGETITLRPRQLVLATGLSGIKTVPAIPGAETFQGTQFHSSDHPGGAAFAGKRCVVIGANNSAHDIAADLWENGADVTMIQRSPTTVIKATALRRLQDAGYYSEHAVESGLSTEDADLLVNSMPFRAREPQDQRTCLAIQDADAPVYDRLRARGFLLDFAEDDTGIAGKYPRRASGYYIDVGASDLIADGEIKLRSGVGVAGIEGNAVILSSGERLPADVIVYATGYGPMNGWAEMLISKEVADRIGPCWGLGSATAMDPGPWEGELRNMWKPTAQEGLWFHGGNLAQSRFHSLHLALQLKARMEGIAMPVFHAPTIERAPLKPARALETTA; from the coding sequence ATGGCGATACCAGAAGGCCCTGTAGGGGCCGCCGCGACCGGTTCGAACACCGATGCGCTGAACGCCTGGACGGCGGCCTTCGCCGCCGCGTTCAACGCCGCCGATGCCGACGGTGTCGGGGCGCTGTTCGCGGACGACGAAAGCTACTGGCGCGATCTCGTCGCAATCTCGTGGAACATCGTCACCGTCGAAGGGCGGAGCGGCGTCGCCGCGCTGGTGGGCGCGCAGGCGGCGAAGATCGGGCCGGTCACAATCGGTGCGGTCAGGGTCGAATCCGCCACCGCGCAGCAGCTCGACGGCTGGTTTGATTTCACCACACGCGACCTTCGTGGCCGCGCCTATGTCCGGCTGCGCGATGGCGCCTGCTGGACCTTGCTGACGGCGGCGCAGGCGCTCACCGAATTCGAGGAGCCGGCCGGCCGCAGCCGGATCGAGGGGGCGATCCACAAGGCCACCAAGGCGCGCCGGACCTGGACCGACGAGCGCGATGCGACCGCCGCCACGCTCGGCCATTCGGTGCAGCCGTACTGCCTCATCATCGGCGGCGGCCAAGGCGGCCTCGCGCTCGGCGCGCGACTCAAGCGGCTCGACGTGCCGACGCTGATCATCGACGCGCTGGAGCGGCCCGGCGATTCGTGGCGCAGCCGCTACAAGTCGCTGTGCCTGCACGATCCGGTCTGGATCGATCACCTGCCGTACCTGCCGTTTCCCGATCACTGGCCGGTTTATACCCCCAAGGACAAGATGGGCGATTGGCTGGAAGCCTATGCCAAGGTGATGGAACTCGACATCTGGAGTTCCACGACCTGTCGTGGCGCGAGCTACGACGCGCAGGCGCGCTGCTGGACGGTGATCGTCGAGCGCGGCGGCGAGACGATCACGCTGCGCCCGCGCCAGCTCGTTCTCGCCACCGGCCTCTCGGGAATCAAGACCGTGCCGGCGATACCGGGCGCGGAAACCTTCCAGGGCACGCAGTTCCATTCGAGCGATCATCCCGGCGGTGCCGCGTTCGCGGGCAAGCGTTGCGTCGTGATCGGCGCCAACAATTCCGCGCACGATATCGCCGCCGATCTGTGGGAGAATGGTGCCGACGTCACCATGATCCAGCGCTCGCCGACGACCGTCATCAAGGCGACCGCGCTGCGTCGGCTTCAGGATGCCGGCTATTATTCGGAACACGCGGTCGAATCCGGCCTCTCCACCGAAGATGCCGATCTGCTCGTCAACTCGATGCCGTTCCGCGCGCGCGAGCCGCAGGACCAGCGCACCTGCCTCGCCATCCAGGATGCCGATGCGCCAGTCTACGATCGGCTGCGCGCACGCGGCTTCCTGCTCGATTTCGCCGAGGACGATACCGGCATCGCCGGCAAATATCCGCGCCGCGCCTCGGGCTATTATATCGATGTCGGCGCGTCCGACCTGATCGCCGACGGCGAGATCAAGTTGCGCAGCGGCGTGGGCGTCGCCGGGATCGAGGGCAATGCCGTCATTCTGTCGAGCGGCGAGCGGCTGCCCGCCGACGTCATCGTTTATGCGACCGGCTACGGCCCGATGAACGGCTGGGCGGAGATGCTGATATCGAAGGAAGTCGCCGACCGGATCGGCCCCTGCTGGGGCCTTGGTTCGGCCACGGCGATGGACCCCGGCCCTTGGGAGGGCGAGTTGCGCAACATGTGGAAGCCCACTGCACAGGAGGGATTGTGGTTCCACGGCGGCAACCTCGCCCAGTCGCGGTTCCATTCGCTTCACCTGGCGCTCCAGCTAAAAGCGCGGATGGAGGGCATTGCGATGCCGGTGTTCCACGCGCCGACGATCGAGCGCGCGCCGCTCAAGCCGGCAAGGGCGCTGGAAACGACCGCATGA
- a CDS encoding carboxymuconolactone decarboxylase family protein, giving the protein MTNETYERGLALRKDVLGEEYVARSFANADDFSRPMQELSTEYCWGNVWSRDGLSRRDRSLLNIGMISALNRPNELKLHVKAALTNGLSRDEIREALLQVAIYCGVPAGLDSTRIAREAFAEIDAGK; this is encoded by the coding sequence GTGACCAACGAAACATATGAACGCGGCCTGGCGCTGCGCAAGGACGTGCTCGGCGAGGAATATGTCGCCCGTTCGTTCGCCAATGCCGACGATTTCAGCCGTCCTATGCAGGAGCTTTCGACCGAATATTGCTGGGGGAACGTCTGGAGCCGCGACGGGCTGTCGCGGCGCGACCGCAGCTTGCTCAACATCGGCATGATCAGCGCGCTCAACCGCCCCAACGAACTCAAGCTGCACGTCAAGGCGGCCCTCACCAACGGCCTGTCGCGCGACGAGATCCGCGAGGCGCTACTCCAGGTCGCCATCTATTGCGGCGTGCCGGCAGGACTCGATTCGACGCGCATCGCGCGCGAGGCGTTCGCCGAAATCGACGCGGGCAAGTGA
- a CDS encoding thiamine pyrophosphate-binding protein: MTSRTVTEALVARLQARGVERIFGLPGGECNLDFIAAAEAVGMQFVLTRTETAAAMMACVTAELTGTPGVVMTTRGPGLAAVANGVAYADLDRVPLLVIADGYEDAQAYISHQRVDQAALLAPMLRAGSNLRDVEPVAELDRLLAAMEAHPKGPAYLEVAGSYIRGAIGAVPDAPPIAAPRRADDDAIAVARRLLAAAKRPILIAGLQARSPAASDAVRAFVAATGCPALTTYKAKGVVSEHEPLGLGLYAGGVAEEPILRSADLILLYGFDPVEGPPQPWRYADIPTVELSEHAHAHMLIGPDALLIGDLPAGLAALADAMPAPGWSAEQLVAAKTRLWSAARTASTGDGIAPSRLVDAAIAALPTDSRITIDAGAHMLPVLHLWRAAEPNRSLISRGLSTMGFALPAAIAASLAEPGRTTVAFTGDGGLMMCLGELGTAVQSGSKPIVVVFNDASLTLIGEKQKRRQMAAAGVDFTPADFAQAADAFGWCGIRVAHEADLAAAFARALAAPGPALIDVAIDPAQYESIIAAIRG; the protein is encoded by the coding sequence TTGACGAGCCGTACCGTAACCGAAGCTTTGGTGGCGCGCTTGCAAGCACGCGGGGTCGAACGGATTTTCGGCCTGCCTGGGGGAGAGTGTAATCTCGACTTCATCGCCGCCGCCGAAGCCGTCGGCATGCAGTTCGTGCTGACCCGCACCGAGACCGCCGCCGCGATGATGGCCTGCGTCACCGCCGAACTGACCGGCACGCCAGGCGTGGTCATGACGACGCGCGGCCCTGGCCTCGCCGCCGTCGCCAACGGGGTGGCCTATGCCGATCTCGACCGAGTCCCGCTGCTGGTGATCGCCGATGGCTATGAGGACGCGCAGGCGTATATCAGCCACCAACGCGTCGATCAGGCCGCGCTCCTCGCGCCGATGCTGCGCGCCGGCTCCAACCTGCGCGATGTCGAGCCAGTCGCCGAACTCGACCGGCTGCTCGCGGCGATGGAAGCGCATCCCAAGGGGCCGGCGTATCTCGAGGTCGCCGGCTCTTATATTCGCGGCGCCATCGGCGCGGTACCGGACGCGCCGCCCATCGCGGCGCCTCGCCGCGCCGACGACGATGCGATCGCGGTGGCGCGGCGATTGCTCGCGGCGGCGAAGCGGCCGATCCTGATCGCGGGGCTGCAGGCGCGCTCCCCGGCGGCGAGCGACGCGGTGCGCGCGTTCGTGGCGGCGACCGGCTGCCCCGCGCTCACCACCTACAAGGCGAAGGGTGTCGTCTCCGAGCACGAGCCGCTCGGGCTTGGCCTGTATGCCGGCGGCGTGGCGGAGGAGCCGATCCTGCGCTCCGCCGATCTCATCCTGCTCTATGGTTTCGATCCGGTAGAAGGCCCGCCGCAGCCGTGGCGCTATGCGGATATTCCGACCGTGGAACTCAGCGAGCATGCGCATGCGCACATGCTGATCGGACCCGACGCGCTGCTGATCGGCGACCTGCCCGCCGGGCTTGCCGCGCTGGCCGACGCGATGCCAGCCCCCGGCTGGAGCGCGGAGCAACTGGTCGCCGCCAAGACCCGGTTGTGGTCGGCGGCGCGTACCGCCAGCACCGGCGACGGCATCGCGCCTTCACGGCTGGTCGATGCCGCGATTGCGGCGCTGCCCACCGATAGCCGCATCACGATCGACGCCGGCGCGCACATGCTACCGGTGCTGCATCTCTGGCGGGCCGCCGAGCCAAACCGCTCGCTGATCTCGCGCGGGTTATCGACCATGGGGTTCGCGCTGCCCGCCGCGATCGCCGCGAGCCTGGCCGAGCCGGGCCGGACGACGGTTGCGTTCACCGGCGACGGCGGGCTGATGATGTGCCTCGGCGAACTGGGCACGGCGGTGCAATCGGGATCGAAGCCCATCGTGGTGGTGTTCAACGACGCCTCGCTGACGCTGATCGGCGAGAAGCAGAAGCGTAGGCAGATGGCGGCGGCGGGCGTCGATTTCACCCCCGCCGATTTCGCGCAGGCAGCGGATGCGTTCGGCTGGTGCGGCATTCGCGTCGCGCACGAGGCCGATCTCGCCGCCGCCTTCGCGCGGGCGCTGGCGGCCCCCGGCCCGGCGCTGATCGACGTCGCGATCGACCCGGCGCAATATGAGTCGATCATCGCCGCTATCCGCGGCTGA
- a CDS encoding amidohydrolase family protein produces the protein MSKFDPAAPLSANPPLVDSHAHIWGPGMPFANHAWARPAYAFPVEEYLALLDANGVQYGVIAAASLFGTYNDYTIRALRRFPRLRGTAIVDPDIGFYDLERMRAEGIVGIRLQLFHVDPLPDFTTDAYVRLFHRLRDLGMHVHVNVEAARLAPVLAALAPSEVAIVIDHFGWPEEQFGLDCPGFTLSVDACQSGRAWVKLSSGFRRADQDVPRALAQAYVEQVGTERLFWGSDAPFVGMEGKVAYADTIRQYEYWLPDDAVRAAISRNTYAFYFDR, from the coding sequence ATGTCCAAGTTCGATCCAGCCGCGCCGCTGTCGGCGAACCCGCCGCTGGTCGATTCGCACGCGCATATCTGGGGGCCGGGCATGCCCTTCGCGAATCATGCCTGGGCGCGGCCGGCTTATGCCTTTCCGGTCGAAGAGTATCTCGCGCTGCTCGACGCGAATGGTGTGCAATACGGCGTGATCGCGGCGGCGAGCCTGTTCGGCACGTACAACGATTACACGATCCGCGCGCTGCGCCGCTTTCCCCGGTTGCGGGGTACGGCGATCGTTGATCCCGACATCGGCTTCTATGATCTCGAGCGGATGCGCGCGGAGGGCATCGTCGGCATCCGGTTGCAGCTTTTCCACGTCGATCCGCTGCCGGATTTCACCACCGACGCCTATGTCCGGTTGTTCCACCGGCTGCGCGACCTCGGCATGCACGTTCACGTCAATGTCGAGGCGGCGCGGCTGGCGCCGGTGCTCGCCGCGCTCGCGCCGAGCGAGGTCGCCATCGTCATCGATCATTTCGGCTGGCCGGAAGAGCAGTTCGGGCTCGACTGCCCCGGTTTCACGCTCAGCGTCGATGCCTGCCAAAGCGGGCGAGCGTGGGTGAAACTCTCGTCGGGCTTCCGTCGCGCCGATCAGGACGTGCCGCGTGCGCTCGCGCAAGCGTATGTCGAACAGGTCGGTACCGAGCGCCTGTTCTGGGGCAGCGACGCACCGTTCGTCGGGATGGAGGGCAAGGTCGCCTACGCTGACACGATCCGCCAATATGAATATTGGCTCCCCGACGATGCGGTGCGCGCCGCGATTTCGCGCAACACCTACGCTTTCTACTTCGATCGCTAA
- a CDS encoding TonB-dependent receptor codes for MLKKLLIGTCVMALATGTAHAADGAPQQEAPQTGAPAAPLSEATQQDIIVTASKRAQNVQDVPVAVTAVAEEKFQSLNITNTANLAALAPGIVFVPAPNPNNLQFVVRGIGTYSTVDTLEQSVGVAIDGIPLGRIAGAIVDAVDVARVEVLRGPQGTLFGKSATAGLVSVVTNKAKLGQTEAIGRVYYGENDEFRVQGTVNLPIGDKVALRLSAWDFSRDGYIIAPKQADGNIGDFHNWGVRARLALEVTPNWRIDANAEYSRNTNDGVLQTTRAYMPNDFIALPGARTIAQINASMGIVPGPLNKAVGSEVPIGGFVTPEFYHVESNWDFGDVTLTSITGYRHIRSSQVSEYDYSASEPGSFTTYLHYKSDTDQFTSELRLANGSGNAFKYTLGLFYYNLDVNNSSFEQTARNVPSLPGPYFATGRFPVSTMNTKNYAAFADLNYDIGPVTLIGGARLSHEVSYGTFNRTLPRDGAAAEGGADTSIYIPGQTVAGYTPLSVASSITYDDFSWRGGAQFKASKDIMFYATASRAYKGPGFNFASDLTPVIFAQTRSIVKPEIAHSYEIGMRSQFFDRQVTFNLTGYYAPYKDFQITAALPGTGGNGLSYTIINAGEIVAKGIEAEFAFNPRGALQGFSLNGDITWNDTKYTDFANAPCYALQPRNPTPTSTPGVCAPPSVGSTASVQSVNGLRTVGNPEWKLNAFAGYDRPVSERLNAFGQLHYYYQSAVQYGVGANPATQAPGYNTVDLTLGIRADDNRWKLSAIGKNIFGQRFVSRLVTNNPGLEQVVPYEAFSSWGAALDVRF; via the coding sequence ATGTTGAAGAAACTTCTGATTGGCACATGCGTGATGGCATTGGCGACGGGTACGGCACACGCCGCCGATGGGGCGCCACAGCAGGAGGCGCCGCAAACGGGTGCGCCTGCCGCGCCGCTCAGCGAGGCGACGCAACAGGACATCATCGTCACGGCATCGAAGCGCGCGCAGAACGTACAGGACGTGCCGGTCGCGGTCACGGCGGTGGCGGAAGAGAAATTCCAGTCGCTCAACATCACCAACACCGCCAACCTCGCGGCGCTCGCGCCAGGCATCGTCTTCGTGCCCGCGCCCAACCCCAACAATCTGCAATTCGTGGTGCGCGGCATCGGCACCTATTCGACCGTCGATACGCTCGAACAGTCGGTCGGCGTGGCGATCGACGGCATTCCGCTCGGGCGAATCGCCGGTGCTATCGTTGATGCGGTCGATGTCGCGCGGGTCGAGGTACTACGCGGGCCGCAAGGCACGCTCTTCGGTAAGAGCGCGACCGCCGGCCTGGTCAGCGTCGTCACCAACAAGGCCAAGCTCGGCCAGACCGAAGCGATCGGTCGTGTGTACTACGGCGAGAACGACGAGTTCCGTGTGCAGGGCACGGTCAACCTCCCGATCGGCGACAAGGTTGCGCTTCGCCTGAGCGCGTGGGATTTCAGCCGCGACGGCTATATCATCGCGCCCAAGCAGGCCGATGGCAATATCGGCGACTTCCACAATTGGGGCGTGCGCGCGCGACTCGCCCTCGAGGTGACGCCGAACTGGCGGATCGATGCCAACGCCGAATATAGCCGCAACACCAACGATGGCGTGCTCCAGACGACGCGCGCCTATATGCCCAACGATTTCATCGCGCTCCCCGGCGCACGCACCATCGCGCAGATCAACGCGAGCATGGGAATCGTGCCGGGGCCGCTCAACAAGGCGGTCGGTTCCGAAGTGCCGATCGGCGGGTTCGTCACGCCCGAATTCTACCATGTCGAATCCAACTGGGATTTCGGCGACGTCACGCTGACGTCGATCACCGGCTATCGCCACATCCGGTCGAGCCAGGTCAGCGAATATGATTACAGCGCGAGCGAGCCGGGCAGCTTCACCACCTATCTGCACTACAAGTCCGATACCGATCAGTTCACCAGCGAGCTTCGCCTCGCAAATGGCAGCGGCAACGCGTTCAAATACACGCTCGGGCTGTTTTATTATAACCTAGACGTCAACAACAGTTCGTTCGAGCAGACCGCGCGCAACGTGCCGAGCTTGCCGGGACCGTACTTCGCCACCGGCCGCTTTCCGGTCTCGACGATGAACACCAAGAACTATGCCGCTTTTGCCGATCTCAATTACGATATCGGCCCGGTGACGCTGATCGGCGGCGCGCGGCTGTCGCACGAGGTGAGCTATGGCACGTTCAACCGCACGCTGCCGCGCGACGGCGCGGCAGCGGAGGGCGGCGCGGACACCAGCATCTACATCCCCGGCCAGACAGTGGCGGGCTATACGCCGTTGTCGGTGGCATCCTCCATCACGTACGACGATTTCTCGTGGCGCGGGGGCGCGCAGTTCAAGGCGAGCAAGGACATCATGTTCTACGCCACCGCGAGCCGCGCCTATAAGGGGCCGGGCTTCAACTTCGCGTCCGATCTGACGCCGGTCATTTTCGCGCAGACCCGTTCGATCGTGAAGCCGGAGATCGCGCATTCCTACGAGATCGGCATGCGTAGCCAGTTCTTCGACCGACAGGTCACGTTCAATCTCACCGGCTATTACGCGCCGTACAAGGATTTCCAGATCACCGCCGCGCTGCCCGGTACCGGCGGCAACGGCCTGAGCTACACGATCATCAACGCCGGCGAGATCGTCGCAAAGGGCATCGAGGCCGAATTCGCGTTCAACCCGCGTGGTGCGCTGCAAGGCTTCTCGCTCAATGGCGACATCACCTGGAACGACACCAAATACACCGATTTCGCCAACGCGCCTTGTTATGCGCTCCAGCCGCGCAACCCGACGCCGACATCGACGCCGGGGGTGTGCGCGCCGCCGTCGGTCGGCTCGACCGCGTCGGTTCAGTCGGTCAACGGGCTGCGCACCGTCGGAAACCCGGAATGGAAGCTCAACGCCTTCGCCGGCTACGATCGGCCTGTCAGCGAGCGGCTCAACGCCTTCGGGCAACTGCATTATTATTATCAGTCGGCGGTGCAATATGGCGTCGGCGCCAATCCGGCGACTCAGGCGCCCGGCTACAATACGGTCGATCTGACACTCGGTATCCGCGCCGACGACAATCGCTGGAAACTCAGCGCGATCGGCAAGAACATCTTCGGGCAACGGTTCGTGTCGCGTCTCGTCACGAACAATCCGGGGCTGGAGCAGGTCGTTCCTTATGAGGCGTTCTCGTCCTGGGGCGCGGCGCTCGACGTGAGATTCTAG